From a single Miscanthus floridulus cultivar M001 chromosome 8, ASM1932011v1, whole genome shotgun sequence genomic region:
- the LOC136469815 gene encoding zinc finger BED domain-containing protein RICESLEEPER 2-like — protein MDVRWNATYLMLKHLVPYSEVFSVFINSNYGSALLSPAHWHVAGKILEFLEVFYDSTVTLSGVYYPTSPLVLHHVLEIATHLHACERDVNLRPFVYPMQHKFLKYWKDIPLLYSFAFILDPRAKLRGMQRVLHLLTEYTGTDYTTYYADLKTELHKMFEKYLRKFGATRSQRVAGPTPPIGKRKQAWGVIFGGSGLPGPSSGTVCSSSHSTASELSSYLDSDCITAYEDGFDILLWWKDHKLTYPILAIMARDIMSVLVSTCSSESCFSLAGRILEERHRSLKLEHVDMLTLLKDWELGEKREQHEAADTKEIEDAFENLFLDEPEGEDNASGG, from the coding sequence atggatgttagatggaatgctacttaTCTCATGCTAAAACACTTGGTTCCTTACAGTGAAGTATTTTCtgtgttcataaattcaaattatggTTCTGCACTGTTGTCTCCAGCCCATTGGCACGTGGCTGGAAAAATATTGGAATTCCTGGAAGTATTTTATGACTCTACTGTTACactgtctggtgtttattatcctaccAGTCCTCTTGTGCTGCACCATGTTCTGGAGATTGCAACccatttgcatgcatgtgaaagGGACGTTAATCTTAGACCCTTTGTGTACCCTATGCAGCATAAATTTCTTAAGTATTGGAAGGACATTCCTCTCTTATactcatttgcattcattcttgacccTAGAGCTAAGCTCAGAGGTATGCAAAGGGTCCTCCATTTACTTACTGAATATACTGGTACTGATTACACTACTTACTATGCTGATTTGAAAACTGAGTTGCATAAAATGTTTGAAaaatatttgagaaagtttggtgcaACCAGATCACAAAGGGTTGCTGGTCCTACCCCACCCATTGGTAAGAGAAAACAGGCTTGGGGGGTAATTTTTGGAGGATCAGGTCTGCCTGGTCCTTCCAGTGGCACTGTCTGTTCTTCTTCTCACTCTACTGCTTCGGAACTTTCAAGCTATTTGGACAGCGACTGCATAACTGCTTATGAGGATGGTTTTGACATTCTTCTGTGGTGGAAggaccacaaactaacctatccCATCCTGGCTATTATGGCCAGAGATATTATGTCAGTTCTTGTTTCCACTTGTTCTTCAGAGTCTTGTTTTAGCTTAGCAGGGAGGATCCTAGAAGAACGGCACCGGAGCTTGAAACTAGAACATGTTGATATGCTGACCTTGTTGAAGGACTGGGAGCTAGGAGAGAAGAGGGAACAACATGAAGCTGCTGATACCAAGGAAATTGAAGATGCATTCGAGAATCTATTCCTAGATGAACCAGAAGGTGAAGATAATGCATCTGGTGGCTGA